ATTTCATCCTTGATTGCAACATGCCCCCCCGATTCAGCAAAATTAGAGATTTATTTGgcggatttttttataataaattagaGATGCAAGGATATTAATGAAAATCCATATACATAATTAATGGTGACACATCGATCTAAAGAGAGTAATATacatattttttatgataaatgcGAATAATGTATTGTTGGTCAATTAGGAGTTGCCCGATGAATGTGATTTGCAGTTTCTACATGCGATTATGTGGTTATCtagttatttaatttgattacGCAGAAGAAATGCGATCCAAATTCAAGAGAAATGGGGGTGAAACTAGGCTGAAAAGACCTTGCCAAGAAAGAGCAAGTACTGAACTGCAAAATTAATGAATTCGAGGGGTCGATAGTGCAATTTTCTTTCCATtggtaaaataagaaaatttgtCGCGGCTGAGGAAGAGCTTGTTGATCTTTAACGCGTCGATACAGCGAATGTGGTATGAGCTATGTTAGTTTTTTCACGTACAGGCGTCCGACTAAAAGATAGAGAATAGCAAAAATTCTCCATTCGCTTGAAATAGAATCTTTCGTCAGCTAGTGCTTTTtcctaatatttttatttcgagAAGGGAAGTTGGTCTTTTTCAATTAGTTGCGATGTTCCATAGAAAAGATTGAAAAGGAAAGACGTGGGGGTCCGCTGCTCGATTCGATGCATCTGAGGTATTCTCGATGCATCACAGGACGGACCTGATTAACGATGCATGACTTCCCTACAGACACGGCGAAGGTTAAACGGAAACATCCTAACCGGATCTAAAGTAGTTTTCACGTCCGCGCGCCATCGCTTTGAGCGAGGTGGATGTTGTCGCATGTTTCTTTCGTTATCAATGTTCTTGTAACAGCGAAAGATCGTGAGATTTTGGAAAATGCAAGGGTACCTACAGCGGCAGTAGCATAAAGGGAAATTATAAAACAGGTCCTCGCACTATTATAGGAACTCGGTTTTGGTCCACGAACTACATTTCTAATACATTAAGTCCCTCTACTTATTTGCGTCGGCAACTTAAGACCGAAATTCAGCTTTTCATCTAAGTGCGGATGGAATATGTTGAGTCAACACCGACAAATTCACAAATGACTTCCGGATCGTTTACGCTTTCGGTCATCATACTCttaagaatattttatttaagtcCATGTACCTTATTTTAGTTATAAAACTAGTACTTAAATCGTTCTTCCAATAATAACTTGATTTCTTTTGTCGCGTCTTTATCAGAAATGTAATGAAACTGTCCATTCGAAACCAATTATTAAGTGGTGATTTTGATTGATGGCCCCATAAGAACTAATTCCATCAAATGCAAAAATCTTAACATCCACATTTTTAGTACAGATTCATctactttttgggaaaaagaaaagaacatttataaataaatttttaccacAAATTTAAGTCGTTATTTTAttgctaaaatattttagaaagttTATAAGAACCCACCAAATTATAGTCTCATTAATGACTCCACATTACATTATTTATAAAGGCCTGACGAAAATATTCCTTTCgtgttttgaccaaaaattaaattttgttcTTAAGTTGTGTTGGAGATAAATTGATGAGACGAAATTTTTTACAGGGATCGAAACTGAATTCTGTAATAGCACAGGAAacgatttttgtaattttccaaaaggaaaatgacaatgcCGCGTGAAGGAGCAAAGCAACATTTCATTCAAACCCGGAATAGGAAAAGAGTGACAAAATAGGAAGTTTTGCCGTCCAAGAGTAACAAGGCCATCAAGAGCATATGGGTCCAGGAAGCCTGCCAAACCCGGAATAGCACATGGCAGATGCAATACCAGACTGGCATGTGCTGTGCGCGCGCGATTCGTTCAGTGTCCACGCTTTTTGAGTATGAGATTTGCACCGTCTAAGCATGTCCTGTCCCGCAAAGAAAACATGGCCAGTGCAGATGTCATACGCAAGAGTTCCATTAGCTGTTACATTCACCGCGAGCTTTGACAATTTGACAAAGAAAGCTGAGCTAAAGGGCCGCTCGAATACCGATCTTTGTAACTTGATATTGGCTTGCATTGTTGGTGGGTAACATGCTATCAATATAAAGTTTCATAGCTGCTGAAAACTGCCATAAAGCTCATTCATCCCAATTCTGTGACTTTGTTTTAGTCATCTGCCAAATAATCTTTCGCCACCCTTCAAATAAATTACAATGTAACGATGACAAGAATGGAGAGAGCGTCCACATCCAGAGCGAAAATTTACAACATGCACCAATTAGCCTACACAGGAATGTCTAAAGCGGCTATAGTGCAGTAGTGGACGCAGTGGGCGGCAGCCGGAGAACTTGCTGGAGCATTCTAGCTGCAAGACGCTGTGTAATTCCACCAGCAACACGCCCTCCTAAGCTGCGGGCTTCAGGCTCTTGAAGGACCTGGTCAGAACATGCTTTACGAATTAGCTTACGTACTCATCCTAACCTAAGTTACATTTCAGCAGCTCTGTCCAACAAATCATGGGTTACAACTCATGATTCAGCAACCTGACTTTGACTCCCAATTAACCACTTCTACTGAGAATAATATCAGGCATGTCACAGCACTTTCTTCTAAATGAGAATGACTTCAGACACTCACAGTGGGCCAAGTGGGGAAATTCCAGTGTTAAACCAAGAGGACAGCATCACAACCGtgattttggtttggtttgacTGTGGCTTAAGCTTTTGACGCTAGCCATACACTTTGAATATGGAAATCTCTGGCTTTCATTTTGTAATTCATCTCAGCATTTTATATTTGTATTCAACattctatctatatatatatacatattagaATGCTCTAGTGAACTAAAAGCCATATGTGAAAGCCACTTCCCagcttctttcttttatagcaGATACTAAAGATGGGGACAAAGGATAAAAGGAAACCCACCCTCCCAATCCCAAAGGCCAGGAACATCACTACTTAATCAGCAAGGTAATTTGTTCACGCAAAGCATTAGTAGTGGACTTGTCATGAAAGTTTAATTTCACAAGATAAGATGAATTCCTAGCACCAGTAGTACTTAAAGTCTTACTTGCAGAATAGGTTGTAGAAGGTTCGGATCAAAACTTTGAGAGGTTCTCAGAAGTCCCCATATCCTCATGACTTGATCCCTGAGATCTATCATGCTTTTCAGTTCTTCACCATTCATCACGAGAGGTCCATTAGCATTCCCGTTGAATAATAGACTCCGCATAAATGCAGGAGCAGAATTATATCCATCAATAACTGAACCAAGGACAATAGCTTCTGTTACACAAACAGACTCCTTTGCCACCAAAACCCGCAATTCTTCCCCATCAGGGCCCAATAACAGCTTCAAAACTGGTTGCAAAGCATCTTTTGCCGAAAAGTCTCTATCTTTTCTACCTTGTTCAAGTAAGTTTTCAAGTCTATTCCACCTGCAAAAGAGTATCATTTCTTGTCAATgtccaaaaaatataataacgCTTGTCACATAAAACAAAGATAGCAGCAGTTACATGCCTAAACCTCCCATCCTTGAACAGCAACTCGATAAGAGCATCCCTCAGATACGGATTTGGATCAGTGAGAAGCCTCTTAGCAAAATAAGGATACGAAGCAGCCAGCACCTTGAAGTTAGGATCAGCATAAAGTGCTAAACCTTCTAGCACGGTAAGGGATCTCAATATCAAAGCATAATATGCAGGCACTGCAGAGACATGGTCATGTCAAAAAGTCAGACTTGCAAACTTCCatgcaaagagaagaaaagcagACATTCTCTGTTGGCtgttataaaatataaaaaaagggaCATATATAAAATAAGGGCTATGTTAACGTGATTGCCCCCAGGGCATTTGGTAAGCATAAGTATGTTTCGTTTTCCAAAGCACTGATCACACAAAATACAAGTAAAACGCTGTATTGAAAAACTGCAAACTTTCTCCATATAGTGCCTTAACTAGTGCCTATGCAACCATTAACAAAATCCATTAAATGAATTATTGTTGATTTATTTGTCCCCAATTGGAAAAATCTTCAAACAGTAGCAACCAGTAACCGAGGTAGTTGAAAGAGGCACAGCTTGAGTTCAAGGTCCATTAAAAGCAGAATGCAGATGCAGAAAAATCAATAGAGGCACAACTCACCATTGAAAGGATACTGATACAAAACAGCGCCCAAGCCATCAACTAAGGTTTTGAAGTTCAATTCACTGACAGTTGCATTAAGCGCATCATCAAAAAAGTTCCGAAGAGCCGGCACAATTGGGGCTACATCCACATCAGGTGCGAGAAAATCTAGAGCATAGTAGTCACGAGCCATAGCTTCATAATCCCGATTAACAAGATGAACCACATGACCGATTATAGCCAACCTTGCGTCCTCCGGGGTCTCACTCAtcatcccaaaatcaagaaaagcaagTTTACCATCAGGTGTCGCCAAAAGATTACCAGGATGAGGATCTGCATGAAAATATCCATACTCAAGCAGCTGTCTCAGACTGCACTGAATGCCTGCATTCACCAAATCCAGAACTTTTAAACCTTGTCTCTCAATTGCTTCCTGCTCATTTAGTTTCACTCCATCCACCCAGTCCATTGTTAATACTTTGCCACTTGTATAATCCCAAAAAATATCAGGGACAAGGACATCTGCCTTGTCAGCGTACAACTTCTTAAACCTCCTTGCATTCTGCCCCTC
The window above is part of the Eucalyptus grandis isolate ANBG69807.140 chromosome 6, ASM1654582v1, whole genome shotgun sequence genome. Proteins encoded here:
- the LOC104452155 gene encoding protein ACTIVITY OF BC1 COMPLEX KINASE 3, chloroplastic; the encoded protein is MSAGAFTVSSPSWRPIPVPRSVHGGRAAARVAAPRAALVEARPRGQPEARDGGGGGGGGRGGAVVPVLSVDRAEDIQAEARAMARAADATVYSSELLSRRYGSRPIKAVGRTLEILVSLGSFGIKLLVDQSNGQIDQNKRKRGAELRRIFTRLGPTFVKIGQGLSTRPDLCPPEYLEELSELQDALPTFPDTEAFACIEKELGLTLDSIFSSISPSPIAAASLGQVYKARLRYSNQLVAVKVQRPGIEEAIGLDFYLIRGLGILINKYVDIITSDVVALIDEFARRVFQELNYVQEGQNARRFKKLYADKADVLVPDIFWDYTSGKVLTMDWVDGVKLNEQEAIERQGLKVLDLVNAGIQCSLRQLLEYGYFHADPHPGNLLATPDGKLAFLDFGMMSETPEDARLAIIGHVVHLVNRDYEAMARDYYALDFLAPDVDVAPIVPALRNFFDDALNATVSELNFKTLVDGLGAVLYQYPFNVPAYYALILRSLTVLEGLALYADPNFKVLAASYPYFAKRLLTDPNPYLRDALIELLFKDGRFRWNRLENLLEQGRKDRDFSAKDALQPVLKLLLGPDGEELRVLVAKESVCVTEAIVLGSVIDGYNSAPAFMRSLLFNGNANGPLVMNGEELKSMIDLRDQVMRIWGLLRTSQSFDPNLLQPILQVLQEPEARSLGGRVAGGITQRLAARMLQQVLRLPPTASTTAL